One stretch of Miscanthus floridulus cultivar M001 chromosome 18, ASM1932011v1, whole genome shotgun sequence DNA includes these proteins:
- the LOC136524234 gene encoding early nodulin-like protein 18, with translation MPASPRTPPPSPPIPVFDLLVTPPLQSQALVKPILVYSRHRFHPSRLPAVRVEAAELAAPSPVSSPLPAAATASAPPPASSLVDPAVLGAGPLQAATTVLPPAATGEPSPSAAGVGVIQEALAPPLASSTETKIASLSSRIILSALGADFSDYVVVPSTGASGGILIAWRRHIGVSGV, from the exons ATGCCGGCCTCGCCTCGGACTCCTCCACCTTCCCCTCCCATCCCTGTTTTCGACCTCCTAGTCACCCCGCCGCTGCAGTCTCAAGCTCTGGTAAAGCCAATCTTGGTTTATTCTAGGCATCGCTTCCATCCTTCCAGGTTACCCGCGGTCAGGGTTGAGGCTGCGGAGCTTGCTGCCCCATCTCCGGTCTCCTCACCGTTGCCCGCGGCAGCTACTGCATCTGCTCCGCCACCGGCCTCCTCTCTAGTTGACCCGGCTGTCTTAGGGGCGGGGCCTCTCCAGGCGGCCACAACGGTTCTGCCTCCGGCAGCCACTGGCGAGCCATCCCCTTCGGCGGCGGGTGTGGGTGTCATTCAGGAGGCCCTTGCTCCACCTCTGGCCTCCTCTACG GAAACAAAAATTGCAAGCTTGTCTTCCAGGATTATTCTCTCAGCTCTTGGGGCTGATTTCTCTGATTATGTTGTCGTCCCCTCCACTGGTGCTAGTGGAGGCATTCTGATTGCCTGGAGACGTCATATCGGTGTTTCTGGAGTCTAG